A region of Lycium barbarum isolate Lr01 chromosome 1, ASM1917538v2, whole genome shotgun sequence DNA encodes the following proteins:
- the LOC132609596 gene encoding cytochrome c-type biogenesis protein CcmE homolog, mitochondrial-like — MSSKLSSRLASRLASRLASRLHSATTISLPKSHPLISLLHHQSQPLVFPHFNTNQTIFTLQSFSSTLSRPARSHPSTQPHIEARARQLQTRRLWTYSITFSCIAAFIVIVLNQFQEQLVFYVTPTDALSKHAENPTKSKFRHGGLVLENSLTPIPNSPEMEFVITDLITDTLVKYDGSLPDLFREGHNVVLCDTFNGGQVKQDCQTSRLAASEDETMASILLMNLTRVPETTNPNAEDRDTLFFLKCVYQGGFER; from the exons ATGTCTTCAAAACTCTCTTCTCGTTTAGCTTCTCGTTTAGCTTCTCGTCTAGCTTCCCGTCTTCATTCCGCCACCACCATCTCTCTCCCCAAATCTCACCCTTTGATTTCACTTCTCCACCACCAATCGCAACCTTTAGTATTTCCCCATTTCAATACCAACCAAACCATTTTCACCCTCCAATCCTTCTCCTCCACACTATCCCGCCCTGCCCGATCCCACCCTTCAACCCAGCCTCATATCGAAGCCAGAGCCCGTCAACTCCAAACCCGCCGTCTGTGGACCTATTCCATCACATTCAGTTGCATAGCAGCATTCATAGTAATAGTCCTTAACCAATTCCAAGAACAACTTGTATTCTATGTAACCCCTACAGATGCTCTATCAAAGCATGCTGAGAACCCCACGAAATCCAAATTTCGGCACGGTGGATTAGTACTAGAAAATAGTTTAACACCAATACCCAATTCCCCAGAAATGGAATTTGTGATAACTGATTTGATTACTGATACTTTGGTTAAGTATGATGGGTCGTTACCAGATCTTTTTCGGGAAGGGCAT aatgttgtt TTATGTGACACCTTTAATGGAGGCCAGGTCAAGCAGGACTGCCAGACTTCTAGGCTGGCAGCTTCTGAAGATGAG ACAATGGCATCTATTCTACTGATGAATCTGACCAGGGTGCCAGAGACGACAAAT CCAAATGCAGAAGATAGAGATaccttgtttttcttgaagtgtGTTTATCAGGGAGGATTTGAGAGATGA